The window GCCTGGAAATATCTTTGGTGTCTTATCATGCCAAGTCTGTCACAGCTCTCGATATCACGCTCTGCAAACAGGAGTGTGTTCTAGTGGTCGATAGCCGCAGGCCCAGTAGCTCCTAGCAATCCAGCTGCCACACGACCCATTCCTAACCCTTTCTGTTCACCGTGCTGCGTACTCATCCGGCATTAAAACGAGGCTCTGCTCTCCCCCCAGACCGTACTTCACCTACTGGATCACCTTCGTCCACATTGTCATCACCCTGCTGACCATCGGCACCTACGGCGTGGCCCCTGTGGGGTTCGCTCAGCATGCTACAACAGAGTTAGTAAGTCTGCTGCCAGCGCTTGGCTTTTTAGGTGCTGCAccgtattttttttaaatcctttctTCTGCTAGCCAGCCCTCTCATTCAACAGTCTTGGCGTTAAGGATCAGGTCTCAATTGTACTTGGGAAAGCGGGAGCCCATATCCATACCTGCGGCATGCAGCTGCTAAGAGCTGCCAGCAGGCATCTCTGGAGCCATTACTGTGTAACACCTGTTTAGTGACGCAAGGCAGCAGGAGACATGCATTCGAGTGTCTGGGTAGAGCATGCTGCAAGCAATACATTGTTCTGCACCCTAATCTAGTTGTTAAGCTGTCCCAAGTGTAACATGTAGCTTCATGAAAGAACTAGGAATTCCTTTGGGTTTCCCCATCTACTTAAACCTTCCATCTCCTCCTTCAGAAACAGGATGTTTACCGGGTGCCTCAGGGCGTGGCCTGAGATACAAACAGCATGCACTGGAATGTATACACGATGAGAACTGTACTTGAGTACTGTTCTTTTCTATAGCCTCTGACGTATTTGAAGtatgaaattttgttttttgtcactttctgtcaTTTTTCCTTAGATACTACGGAACAAAGGTGTATACGAAAGTGTGAAGTATATCCAACAGGAGAACTTCTGGATAGGCCCAGGCTCAGTGAGTGACTCTGCGTTTTCATTTTGGATCTCCCCCTGCCTCGCACATTCCCCAAACTGCGTTCGTCATCGGGTTTTCCTCAAGCAAATGCAGTAAAAGCAATTCCCAAGTTTTCAGCTTCCGCTGACTGTTCCTACAGTTGTCTTGTCAGCAGTGCAGAACAGAGGCTCGGTGCCTTTTCATCTACGTCTGCCCTTCTGCAGAAAGTGACTAGATTGTGCTTGACCGCTCTGTGTTGTGCTGGCTGTTGGGTTGCCTACTTCAAATCTGTGTGTATAGTCATTTCCTGATCCTGCTGTTCTGTGCATGACCCGTCCCTGGCCTTTCTCCTGTTGTTGatcatggggggggggggtctgtgtCATCTTCCTCACTCCCATGTGTCCCTCAGGATGCCCTTATCCACCTGGGAGCCAAGTTCTCCCCCTGTATCCGGCGGGATGAGCAGATCTCGGCGCTCATCCAGAAGGCTCGGGAGCTGGAGAAGGAATCGGGCTGTTGCGTGCAGAATGACAACTCCGGCTGCGTGCAGACTAAACGTGAAGACTGCTCGGTACAGTCCAGCTTACCCCCTCTATACTTTCTTCTGAGCTTTTGATTTTGTTCCAATCCCTTACTTCACTTGCATCTCTCAAGACGTGTGGGCCAGTCCAGCCTCTGGGTGGTTACAAGTCAGTGGTGACATGGATGAATCCCTGGCCCTGTACTCGGCTGAGATGCAGGGTCATGTTAGAGCCCCGGTCTCCAGGTTCATCTCCATGAATCAGATTCTGCACTTTTGTGCAGTGGTGCACGTCTGTGGTGCTAGACAACGAGAAACCCGCCCGTGTCCATCTGCCCGTGTCTGTTCACAGGAGACGCTGGCCCACTTTATGAAATGGACCGACGAGATGGTGGACATCAGAAGAACCTCCGGAGCGGTCTGCCACCAGGACCCCAGGTGCTGACTCGGTCCAGGAGTTTCCCCAAACACCCTAACAAACGAACCTGTGCTGACCGTGTATCCCAGTAAAGGTTCATCTCGCTTCCCGTCGCATGAGAGCTTTAAAGGAGACCTCCCGAGATCCCCAAGTGAAATGAAAAGCTCCCATGAAGGCTGGTGTTGCAGTAGCAGTGTGATAACCACAACAGGGAACCCGGCATGCTCGTTCACTCCAAAGTCATTGGCAGGCGAACCATTTTGAACCCTGTAAAGCAAAGACAGTACTTTGCACGTGTGTTTGAATCAACTTTATAATGAACATGAAAGGTTTGGGTCTCTAATTCCCTGTGAGAAGGTGGTGCGTTAGGCAAGCTAGGATGGTTtttgaggaggaaggagagtgaAATCCTGGACAAGACCCGGGGCTGTAGTGGAGCCCCTAATCCAGGCTCTGTTGACAGGCCTTGACATGAGCGAAGGGGCTCAGTCTCCCCAGCTGAAAAGCATTATAAAAgaattcaaattttaaaaaaatttgtTCATGTCCCTTCTGTACATTCATCTCACTTCCAGCAAGAGCTCTGAATGTGTGACTGTCCTCTGCTCTGTTttccttccctctctctctccatgccTGGCGGCAGGACTTGCGAAGAGCCGGCCTCAGCCGAGCCTCACGTGTGGCCGGACGACATCACCAAGTGGCCGGTGAGTTCGGCACGGTGCCGGGAGCTGAGCAGAAGTCCTCCTTCCGTCTTCCGCACGCTGCAACCAAACGGCTCCTGTCAGGAATGGTTCAGGCGACTTATGGCCATTGGGAGAAAGTAGCAGATTCAGGACAGACATTCCCAGGGGTCTCTCTGAGTGCTAACGTGctgttctgtgtgttttcagATCTGTACCTATCAGGCCCAGAGTAACCATACAGGGCACAAGCACATGGACTGTGCCATCAAGGGCAGACCCTGCTGCATCGGGACGAAGGGCAGGTGAGAAACGTCTTCGAGGCTGGTCTTAGGAATCCCTGTATGCCCTTAGAAAGTaagctttttgtatttttctcctCTGTAGATGTGAGATTACCACGCGAGAGTATTGCACCTTCATGCATGGGTATTTCCATGAGGAGGCGACGCTGTGCTCGCAGGTACTGTGGTTTGGGTCAGGCTGTGTCATCTGGACTACACAATGGTGCAGTAATCCCCAAAACTGAGGTTTTCAGTTCCAGGACAGGGGGTGTAGCCTGTCTGGCCTCGTGTTGCAGGTGCATGGTTACAGAAAGGTGCTTCTGCTGGTGGGCGTTTTCCGCCTTCCCTGCAAACCAAGTCCTTTGATTATCACTTGGTCTCTGTCAGCCTGCCAGAAAGCTCACTCtgctgttcctgttcccaggTGCACTGCATGGATGAGGTTTGCGGACTCCTGCCGTTCCTGAATCCTGACGTTCCCGACCAGTTCTACCGGCTGTGGCTCTCCTTGTTTCTGCATGCAGGGTGAGGCTGTGCCTACAGCCAACGAGCCTGGGTTGACTGTTTTTGAGCATCATCCTTCCACTGCGTCCTTCATTCTCTGTCTTTAACTATCTTACTTTGGTTAAAGGCCAGCAGGCTACTCGTGCGCTATGTTCGCTTTATTTTCAATACATGAGAGAGAGCTTTGATGTATAACTACATTGCAAAGATGGTTCAGAAGTGTCGGTCTGGTTtccatcattatttttttcccctaaagTGCCTAAAAAGCAAAATACTGTCTCGTAACCACTTTTCTCAACCCCTGATTCATGCACTGATACTGGTCCCCGGAGCAATGCTGACTTGTCACTGCTGGGCCAAAACTGACTGATCTGTATTCTTCCTGCTTTTTAACCTAAGAGGAGGACAACCTTAGGGAGGTGGTTCCTGGTACAAAAAAAGATTGATAAACACTGCCTTGTTATAACATAAACAAAGATGGTGCTCTCTTGTAGAGGTCTTTAGTGTTAAATTGGGATGTTCTTTGAAACCCTCGTGGCCTGTGTAGATAATCATGTCCTCTTCGTTTGTGGCTTGACCCGATTCTTCTATACTGGGGTGGGGGTCCTGCGCTCACTCTGTGCCGCGATCCGCAGGATCCTGCACTGCCTGGTGTCCGTGGTGTTCCAGATGACGGTGCTGCGGGACTTGGAGAAGCTAGCCGGTTGGGTGCGCATCTCCATCATCTACATCCTGAGCGGCATCACGGGCAACCTGGCCAGCGCCCTCTTCCTGCCATACAGGGCGGAGGTACGGTACTGTCCCGCCCTCATGGGGGTCGGGCATGGTCTTGTCCTGCCTCTGTTCCGCCCTAAGGGCTTTCTCTTTCTCGCGTGTGGCCTCCGTCTGCTTGCCTCCTCCACGCCATTTCTTGCAACTTTGCTCTGTAactccagtcattgtttttcTGGGCTCAGGTGGGGAGTTTTGCTGTCTTGGTTTGAATAGTGTCTCGGGTTGCTGGAATTTTGAGGTCGGAAAAGGAAACTTCCCCTAGGGGGGAATTCCCCATCCTCCCTTCCCCAGGTAGAGAAGGGGGGGGACCAGGAGTTGAGCCCTGTCCCTGGCCAAGTGCCACACAGATTACTGTAGTCGCTAGAAGGCCACAGGGTTTTAAGGGATTACTATATCACTATGCCGACCCTGTCTGGAGGTCAGGGCCCTGCCACCTCCCCTCAAGAGACTGCACTAGCGCGCTGTGCGGAAAGACCACAGACCAGTGCTGAAAGAAAGCTCGAGTGGTTTCTTTTGGAGCTCCGTTTTGTATATGTAGAGAAACATATAAGCATTTGGGTTTTTACTCTGAAATTTGAAGTGGAGCTGCAATGTAAACCTGTTCTACTGCTCTAACTTGTCCTGtcttggaggaggaggaggtacTTGCAGATCTTCTCCCGGCAGTGCGGGGGTTAACCATGACAGAAACCGCCACCAGCCCCCGGGAGGCTGAGATCGGGATCTGTTTTATTGAGTCATATTAGCGTAGAAGGGGTAGAAATGTTCTAGGTCCTGGAAGCTCTTGAGATGAACAGGTCTCCTGGGCCCGATGGTGTTCCATTGATTGCGCTGAAGGAAAGTAGCTTTAATTCATGCCTCAGTCCTTCAACAGCCTAGTATAGCACCCACCCACAGGAAGAGCGACAAAACCGAGCCATGTGTTTCCAGATCAGCAAGTCTTCCtcctgttacatacagtatatagatatgAAACCTCATTAGATATAAACTGGATCTGCATGGCAGCACGGTTCTGGCTAGAGGGTGCTTGGCATGGATTTAGAAAGGCTTTTGTTAAAGCATCAACATTAATGTATACAGCATGTGTAGATTTCTAGAAGGCATTTGGTTAAGTTGCAGGCAGTAGACATTCAAGATGTGGTGGTGGTGCATGTATTATCCATTTGGATGAAGCATAGATTAGCAGATAGAAAATGGGAGAACAGCGTGAGTTCTCAAACTGGAGTGATTGAAGTGCCAAATAATTCTCCAGCCAGCTTTTAGGCTTGTGAATATTTAAAGCTTTGCAACATTGACCTCTAGTGGTAAATACTGGAAGTACTTTTTGCACAGATGCTCAATGGCAAGTGACTCTACCCACATCCCACAGCTTTAATATCAGTCATTAAACATGAAGGTTTGTGTGTCTTAATGCAGACTTTCTGTGGTTAAATAAATGGCCCAGGCATTTCTGGTGTTAAAAGCTTTAATTGATCCAGAAAGGTCAATGATAAGCCTATTGTTCATATGCCTTGGCTGGAGTGTTTCCAGGCATCTTTAAGGACGCCCAAAGCTCCCCAAACACCTAGCTGTGGGGTTTGTCACACAGACGAGGCTTGTGTTAGAAACTCAGTATTCTAAGCATCGTTGCAGGTGACTGAAAGCAGCTCAGTTAGGCTGGCTGTGCACCCCAGAAGTTTACCCTCCTGTTATACTGGCCATCAGACAAAGGTTccacacagggacagagcaggtgGTTCAGACAGTAAGGTCACCCAGTCAGCATTATGCCAGAGGAGGGGTGATCTTGCACCACCCAGAAACTGCCCATTCTTTCAACACCGTTGTGTAGATGGTATTCAGCATTTGGGATTGTGAGCcaagtaacattttaaaaacataatacttttttttttagttcaggGGCACAGAGCAAAATGTGTTAAATCCTTTAAAAGGGATTGATTTTTCTCCATAGTGAGAGTCTAGAATTGTCAAATTTCTCTGCTTATCAGTGTGTGCTAATTGGGCTTTTAGTTCATTGTCACAAACGTTTTAATTCTGAGCTAGTGGGTGTTTTTTCCAGGCAGTGAGCAGCTGAAGAGCCTGCTAGCATTATTAGAGTAAGAAAGTTGTGCTGTCTGTGAGAGCAGTTCCCCTGTGCTTTAATTTTTCCCCTGGGGAAGAGTGGATGGAAATTATCGTCTCActcggggagagagagaagcactCTGGCCGAGCTCTTGTGTTTCTTGTTATCCTCGCCCGCCAATTCAGACAGCTGATTACGTTCCAGTAGATATTGtcatgtaaatatatttttttctccacttATTTAAATCTGGAATATAATTAATCATCTTGTATTTTTGCATCTATAGCATCTGCCTCACTTTCCTTTTTGAAATAACAGGAAAGCATGCACCTTAATCATTTGCCCTCCTGATGTTAGTATTAGGTTTtcatttcataatttagaatttGCTCAGCCCGCAGCAGCacaggaacagtgagtctggaAAGGTCACAAGGGGACTTGGCAGTTTGTGTATCGGTACTGCGCAGCAGGGGAATTGTCTGCTGATTGACAGGCCTTCGTTAACTGTCCTGAAGTCTGAGCTTCAACTAGTTCTTCTAATCCAGGTGTTTATCtggtgtgtgttggtgtgctAATGGAAAGTTTCAGCAATCCTCTTGACAGGTGGATTACTTGCCCTGTGAAGACTGAAACTAGGTTTACTTGCTGAAGCAGCAACATCTAATTTTAAAACGAGACAGGAAAGCAAAGGTCAGCCAAGTGCACAATTATATTCTAAGGAGCTCAGACATGTTCACAGAATATTTAATGTGTGTGCAGGAACTGTCTTTTGTCACTAGGCACCGACACTCCAGCCAAATACATGAGGCTATTCTCAACCAGCTGCACTAGGCAGATTTAAAGACTACGTGTACATGCCATCTCAGTGCCTGGTGTCTTGTTTATTGTTCCAGTCTGAGATAAGTTAAACCAATTTGTTTACTTTCtcaattatacatttttagGATTTCTGCTAAGACCAGTTTTACAGCTGGTTATTTAAACCTTGAAGATACTGTTACCTATAGAACACCTCAGAGACTTGAAAGAAGCAGCATTACAGTTGTGCAGTTAATCAAATCAGCAGTCTAAATCTGTTCTCATAGTCTAGCTCAGGATGTAAACCTGGGGTTTGAGACTCTTATTGCCGACCAAGGATTTCTCACTCCAGTAGATTTCCCTGTGCCTCTGCCCCTAAACTGTCAACAGCTGGAGGTTGTGGAAGAGGGTGAAACTGATCCAGGTATAGTTTAAACAGACCAGTGCAGCACTTCTCCTAGGTGAAGACAGCTGGTGGGAGGCCCCTGACTGCAGACTGTGCTGCATCTGGCCCTTCCCTTTAGGGCTAGTTTGCAGAAATGCCAAATGTGAAGAACATACTGGAGCTCAAAAGTGTTGATTAGTCCTCCTCCCATTGTGTCTCCTAGCAGTCCAGTGCACTGTACAAGTCTGTGACCATGCACTGTTGCCGATCATGTGTGGGTTCAGTCAGCAGGGCGGAGGATGTGCACTGTGCCATGAAATGTTTCCTATTTGCCCAGTGCTGTGTCTGTATTATAGACAACTGCAGTCTTATTTGCATGTGCTGTGCATTTCTTGCAGTGTGCGTGATCCTGTAAAACCATGTGAACATGTAATATCATGAGCTGCATAATTCTTTTTAACATTGCGTGTACAGAAAACAGTGGCTTGGAAACAAAAGTACTTAGGATTCTGTAGTTAAACTAGCTTATCTAGTTATTTAATTAGTTTGATAATACAGATGGTGAGATTTAGAAAATGCCCTATTACTGAGCTGGTGAGGACATCCAGTGCTCAGGTATTATGGGATTGTTTCTGTGCACGAGTGCTCGTGATTGTAATTCTCATTCCAGGACGCTGTTGAACTGAAGCAACAGTTCTCTTATAGCAGCTTATAGTAATGACTAATAATAACTACTCGGGCTTAAATCCTCGTCTGCTGTAAAAGAAATGggtatactgtaataaaaatagATAGGAACGGATGGTATTGTGGTCCTGAGTCGGAGCGTTTGGGTTCATCAGAAAGCTGAAAGCAAACTGGAAAGGGTGTCAGTGGGTGACCTCTGAGGGAGGGGGTGGGGTCTCTAACTTTGCAGAAATTGTGGGCCATTGAGCTCATCCTTAAGCGACCTTACTGCACTGGAAGACAAACGTGCTTCACGCTGATTTTAAGACGCATCACTTCAGGGGAGGGTCGGTAGCAAGGATGGTTTTAAGCGACAGGGTGTCAGGTACAGCACTCTGGCTCAAGCCTTGCAATCGCGTGATTCAAAACCCCCAGATTCCCACAGGCGTCTTACGAGATTAAAACTGATTTGCACTTTAGGTTGGCTGACGTGAAAGAAATGTTCTTGATAGGGGCAGGTATCCTATGCCTGTCTTTTTGGATCTTTCATAATTGGTTTCATGTCTCTTTCATGTGTATGGGGTAGAAAGTGAGCATGAACTGAGATTCAGTGGGGTGATTTCCCTCCCACCAATTATAAGAGCATCTTTCTGTGTATAATATCCCTTGCCTGGTAGCTAAGGAGTGCGGAGATTCTCCACAGGCGGAGAGCTGTTCTAGCAAGCTGCATCACTGTCGCTGCGCCCTGAAACAGGAGGCGTACTGAGACCACAGGGCGTGAACTTGATGCCCCTGCTCCCTTATTTGTTCATCCCTCTTCATTAAGTGTTTATGAGCGTGGGTCAATTTATCAATTAACATCCAATTCTCCTTGGGCCCTGTGGTGAAATGGGCTGGAGGTGAAAGAAGGAAAGCTGCCAAAACGCTGTTCTGTCTGTGGAACAGTTCAGCTCTCCTTTCCTCTACGGGTGTGTTCCTCAGATTGCCCATCAAAACGGATGGCAGCATTCTGGAGGTGAACCGGTAACCCTTCCCATTGAGCTGCTGTGCCTTCTGTTCATTTCTGCACAGCTGAAAATGGGACTCCGTTAGTTGAGTTCAAACAGATGATGGTGCGTTGAGTAGGAACAGGGAACATGGTGGCTCCATCTTGAGCCGCCCTCTCTGATTTCCTGACTGTGCTGTTTCGGGATCCAGAAGGTTACTGTCCCCAGATTAGCCATCTGGCTGTGCTGTGCGCTGGAGAGCTGACGTCAATGCTGTCCTCTAATCCCTCACAGTCTTGTTGTGGAAGGCTCTGCTTCGAGTGGCGTTACTGGGGTAGAAGTGCCTGTCCTCTGCAGCTCTTCTCCCCCAGCGCTGAAGGGACCGTCGGCCCATTCCTGCTCGGGGCTCTCTGAGGGCATGATGTCATGGCTTACTGGCTGCACTACAGGCCCTGTCCCATAAATTCAGCAGCTTCTCTTTTGAGCTCTGTTGAGCACCCTTGCTCTAACAAGGCTAGTGTTCCGTTAGGCGGATGATATGCTGGGTGCATTCAGCAGTCTTTCCAACACGAACCTGGGGTCGTGTGATTCAGATTTCTGTCATTGTGAAGTAGCCACTGATGGACTGCTGAAAACGTAGCCGGGGCGTACTTGATGATGATTAGAGGTACTATTTCATTGGTCGAAGATCAGTAGATGCAGCACATGTGCGGTCTCGGCAGCTAGGGACTGGAGGTCTGCTTTTATGCAGCTGGTTGTGTGAACATCCATAGGAGGCACCAGCGGCGCCGTGTTGTGAAGTAGTGGCGAGGACGGCTGCCTCGCAGGTCTTGGGTTCGGGGTTTGATTCCAGATGGTTCTCCCCACGCCCACCTCTGAATGTTTTCTCCTAGATTCAGAAGGCTTCCAGGGTACAGCACTTCTTTGCTCCCTCTGTTTCTGGGATGGGTCCTGGACTGTCCTTACCTTCagcaggaataagcagctttctaatAGCGGATGGGCGGATTGTGACACCGGGGAAGATCTGTCCATCACCTGCATGTATACTATACCTATAACAaaagtgtggggggggggggggggacaaagAACTTAACCAATTGTTTCCATTCCTTTATGGAGACGCAAGGACTTGTTGCCTAAAATATGGAAGCTCCAAACCACACCGTGATGCTTGGTAGCTCTAAGTATTGTCTTCATCACACACAGAGGAAGGTTCTGTTTAGGGGACCAATTGCATTTGCATGCCAATGAGTAAGTCATGTTGCCCAGCTGTCAGTGATATGGAGTTGATGCTCTGAACCAACATAACTTGTTATAATAAGACGGAAGACCTGTATCATTATAGAGCAAAGAGAGAAGTAGTCTTTTCATTTCTCCGTTTGCCATACTCTAAAAACCAAGCAGCCTGTTTTGTGATTTGAGTTAATTAGAATTAATTCTGCTCCCTTTCCGCCTTATACACGTACATTCGTTATTGGCACGTCACAGTCCTAACGAAAGCCGGTCTGTGTTTTGCATTAGGGGTTGAAAGCTCTGACTAGTGTTTAGGGTTTTGTTGTAGCAAATGAGTATTTGAGACCGTGAACAAATAGTACCAAAGTTGCAGGTCAGCTCAGCCTGTCCAGTCACACGTCACCAGGCTTATTCACAGATGCGCACGTTTGTTTAGATGGAAAATGTAAATGGAAGTCATTATTCATAGCACGCATTTGTAGTATGCAATCTCCTTGGAGCAAATGTTACTGTCACCAGCTGGAgttgtgctttgacctgccacAGACAGGCGATCGGGCTGCAGGAACACCCCCTCGGCACCTGTGGCCCGTCTCGCTCTGACCTTCCCCACCCCCACACTCTGTACAGTAATTGCCTCTGCTCTCACTGATTGCAGAGGGAAGTGCAGTCGTCCATGAGCCGCTTTGCAAACAATGGGGGCTGCAGCCCCACTCCTGGTAGCCTTCTCTGGTAATGACCTGCAGGGTTATTTCTGGCCTTGCAGTCTGGTAGCAGGGGTGTGGTGGGAGATGTGTCTGCAGTGTTCTGCCGACCCCCGCCTCGTTTACGTGGAAGGGGGCAAGCCCAAAGTGGCCCTGTGTGTAGCAGTCCGTTAAGAGTCATGAGGTCCGAAATCTGCAAACTGCTCATTCGCCACCACTCATGTGTACCTCCAGTAAGCAGCCAGCTCCCCCTGTGGAAAACTATAGCTGCCAGCCTCTGAAACCCCTGCTGTTCACATTGTCACTCCGGGAGGTAGAGCCATTCAGATCCATGCAGCATGGCTTCGGCTTTTCTGGGTGACTCTAGTAACTGCTTGAAATTCAAACCTTGCACGGCATCGCTGCCAATAAGCTGCATGTGACTGGGTTACagaggtatttaaaaaaaaacgtctgTGGGCTCGTcttaagtttttaaaatgacttttctgATGATCCTTGAACTTTGTTCTTGGCCCAACTTTTTTTAGACAAGAATATCACCCCATAGTTGAACCATGTTGAGTCTGAATCCGTTTTTGAATGTGAACTTCCCTTCCTTTAACTGCCTATAGCTTTCCGTTACGTAGAGCATAAACTGGGGGACCTGTAACCTCTGACCTTTCTCAGCCCAATCGCCCAATCAGATATcgtaagaaaatacaaaaatcatTAAGAGGAGGAAGTTCTCGCTGCTCTTTCCTGCCCTGTTGTTTCCGGCGGCCTTTTCCTGGCCGGACGCTGACCGTGCGCCTCTCTGTGCCCGTGTTGAAGGTGGGGCCGGCGGGCTCCCAGTTCGGGCTGCTGGCCTGCCTGTTCGTGGAGCTGCTCCAGGGCTGGCAGATGCTGGAGAAGCCGTGGAAGGCGTTCCTGAAGCTGCTGGGCATCGTGCTCTTCCTGTTCCTGTGCGGCCTGCTGCCCTGGATCGACAACATCGCCCACATCTTCGGCTTCCTGAGCGGCCTGCTGCTGTCCTTCGCCTTCCTGCCCTACGTCACCTTCGGCACCTTCGACACGTACCGCAAGCGCGTGCTCATCCTGCTCTCGCTGCTCGGCTACCTGGGGCTCGTCTCCTCGCTCGTGGCCTGGTTCTACTTCTACCCCATCCACTGGCACTGGCTGGAGCACCTCACCTGCCTGCCCTTCACCAGCAAC is drawn from Lepisosteus oculatus isolate fLepOcu1 chromosome 9, fLepOcu1.hap2, whole genome shotgun sequence and contains these coding sequences:
- the LOC102683327 gene encoding inactive rhomboid protein 2, yielding MAGEEEDRNGSGRSDSRLKSKRPPSLVIVIPPPEDDRADRDGPATKQLLRPSVRKSFSRQQSTEAPSEGGGASDRRAAFHRQTSLSQSIRRGTAQWFGVGSDGESQQQEWQRKSLRHCSQRYGRLKAQYRESEMHSQEALSFQGLESPAPCKLPKIVDPLARGRAFRYPDETDRPHTPHPGHPPLTPGVTSLSSFSSVRSGYARLPRRKRESVARMSFRAAAALLKGRPVLPSAQPRCSVPRRSFARPSWLEEDTVDAADTFDSSFFSKMDVHEELSMADDVFESPPLSASYTPRPHPHYPADLQLAEGASSSLKDVSKTPAAGAPSGRRGRRIASQVKHFAFDKKQRHYGLGVVGKWLNRTYRRSLSSTVQKQLEDFSSHRPYFTYWITFVHIVITLLTIGTYGVAPVGFAQHATTELILRNKGVYESVKYIQQENFWIGPGSDALIHLGAKFSPCIRRDEQISALIQKARELEKESGCCVQNDNSGCVQTKREDCSETLAHFMKWTDEMVDIRRTSGAVCHQDPRTCEEPASAEPHVWPDDITKWPICTYQAQSNHTGHKHMDCAIKGRPCCIGTKGRCEITTREYCTFMHGYFHEEATLCSQVHCMDEVCGLLPFLNPDVPDQFYRLWLSLFLHAGILHCLVSVVFQMTVLRDLEKLAGWVRISIIYILSGITGNLASALFLPYRAEVGPAGSQFGLLACLFVELLQGWQMLEKPWKAFLKLLGIVLFLFLCGLLPWIDNIAHIFGFLSGLLLSFAFLPYVTFGTFDTYRKRVLILLSLLGYLGLVSSLVAWFYFYPIHWHWLEHLTCLPFTSNFCEKYDIDHVVH